Below is a window of Patescibacteria group bacterium DNA.
CGATCTTAATGGACCTCAATTTTTGGAGGTCACTTTTTTTGATGTTGGTCAAGGAGATGCCATTTTTATTGAAACTCCAAAATTTCACCAGATTTTAATTGATGGAGGTCCAGATTCAACTATTTTAGAAAAATTGGGAAAAACTCTGCCTTTTTATGATAGATCTTTAGATTTAGTAATTTTGACCCATCCCGAATATGATCATATGGCCGGACTAATTGAGGTTTTAAAAAGATATAAAGTCGATTTTGTTTTATGGACTGGAGTGATTAGGGATACATCCGAATATGAAGAATGGCAAAAAGTAATCAGAAAAGAGGGGACAGTAATAAAAATAGCTGAATCTGGTCAAAAAATATTATGGGAATCTAACCCTAAAAATTTTATTGATATTTTATATCCCTTTGAAGATTTAGCCGGTCAGGAAATCAAAAGGAGTAATGACACCTCAATTGTGAGTAGATTGGTTTTTACTAATAACACCTTTCTTTTCACTGGTGATATTTCTAAATCAGTGGAAAAAAAAATGATTAATCGAGAAATCGATTTTAATTCTAATATTTTAAAGGTTGCCCACCATGGTTCAAAAACTTCAACTTCTGAAGAATTTTTAAAAAAAGTTTTGCCAGAAATTGCCGTTGTGCAGGTTGGAGAAAATAAATATGGACATCCAAATTCAGAGGTATTGGAAAAGTTAAAATTTTTTGATATAAAGGTTTTAAGGACAGATTTAAATGGTGATATAAAAATAATTAGCGATGGAATAAAATTTAAATATGAAACAGCAATTTCCAATTTTTAAAACAAAAATTAAGGGCGTTTCTCGCTCGTTTAATTTATCTAATCCCAAAAACTGTAAGGAATATTTTAAACTAAAAGCTGGACCGGAAATTAAAAAAATAAGAGATTATTTGAAAAAAAATACCTTTATTGCTTATTTTTTAGGGAAAAAAGGTTCTGGTAAGGGAACTTATTCTAAATTGTTTATAGAAACAGTTGCTCCTCAGCGAGTGAGTCATGTTTCTATCGGTGATATTATCAGGGATGTTCACCAAGAAATATCAAACGAGAATAAAAAAAGAGAATTAATCAATTGGCTATCAAAGAATTACCGGGGCTATATTTCGATTGATCAGGCAATCCAAGCTCTCTTGAGTAGAAGCACGGAAACCCTTTTGCCAACTGAGCTCATATTAGCTTTAGTTAAAAGAAAAATAAGTAAAATAGGAAGAAAAGCTCTTTTTATTGATGGTTTTCCTCGAGGCTTAGATCAAATATCATATTCGCTATTTTTTAGAGACCTTATTGATTATCGGGAGGATCCAGACATTTTTGTTCTCATTAATGCTCCCGAAGCTGTGATTGATGAAAGAATAAAACATCGGGTAGTTTGTCCTCTTTGTCAGACTCCCGGAAATTTAAAGCTATGTCCAACAGAAGAAGTCGTCTATGATAAAAAGCAGGGAAAATTTTATTTAATCTGTCATAATCCTGATTGTAAAGGAAGAAAAATGGTTTCAAAAGAAGGGGATGAGTTAGGGATAGAGCCAATAAGAGATCGTTTAGAAATGGACGAAAAATTAATAAGGCAAGCCTTTTCACTTTACGGAATCCCGAAAATTCTTTTGAGAAATTCAGTTCCGATAAAATTGGCAAAAGATTTTGTTGATGATTATGAAATTACCCCAGAATATAGTTAT
It encodes the following:
- a CDS encoding AAA family ATPase, with the protein product MKQQFPIFKTKIKGVSRSFNLSNPKNCKEYFKLKAGPEIKKIRDYLKKNTFIAYFLGKKGSGKGTYSKLFIETVAPQRVSHVSIGDIIRDVHQEISNENKKRELINWLSKNYRGYISIDQAIQALLSRSTETLLPTELILALVKRKISKIGRKALFIDGFPRGLDQISYSLFFRDLIDYREDPDIFVLINAPEAVIDERIKHRVVCPLCQTPGNLKLCPTEEVVYDKKQGKFYLICHNPDCKGRKMVSKEGDELGIEPIRDRLEMDEKLIRQAFSLYGIPKILLRNSVPIKLAKDFVDDYEITPEYSYQWDEKKKKVKIIEKPWIVLDDKGVRSFSLLPQAMAVSLIKQTVDILNL
- a CDS encoding MBL fold metallo-hydrolase; translation: MTKKTRNCIFFIFSGLIFINILAWIVVFDLNGPQFLEVTFFDVGQGDAIFIETPKFHQILIDGGPDSTILEKLGKTLPFYDRSLDLVILTHPEYDHMAGLIEVLKRYKVDFVLWTGVIRDTSEYEEWQKVIRKEGTVIKIAESGQKILWESNPKNFIDILYPFEDLAGQEIKRSNDTSIVSRLVFTNNTFLFTGDISKSVEKKMINREIDFNSNILKVAHHGSKTSTSEEFLKKVLPEIAVVQVGENKYGHPNSEVLEKLKFFDIKVLRTDLNGDIKIISDGIKFKYETAISNF